The Siniperca chuatsi isolate FFG_IHB_CAS linkage group LG9, ASM2008510v1, whole genome shotgun sequence genome includes a region encoding these proteins:
- the si:ch211-154o6.3 gene encoding pre-mRNA-splicing factor PRP46 isoform X2, whose amino-acid sequence MGEVRKLQKKLRQIENLEIKISLTPEERFKISRKAELRSRLAELQLQLSGPQQTLGIVGDGKKEKMKRQVEDAPEALPSQTPPASKILKGEEESKTQATPAPAARRRETGGGAEIGRHQERTEPAKVSDHCRDVSAGSADFDNKQRLRQEEAEFTSLKSSWEKAKFRLRLLEGHNDIVTCVVAVDNLVVSGSRDTTVKVWHVPTATEHKNLGGHTSGVTCLSAPPPEYCKRLAWSLSLSDKERFILSGSADCYVKIWALSIGQCVKSIYTFNAVTALCFVPEEDGYIITGSDAGKVQAWSWHTFENCQSINAHQEAVTSIQSQGPLVFSGSAEGGVSVWENQCSDRDPLRLLHHWSGQVTGCGGGPGGRLTLSPRGDRVFLAYGRAWLKILYWRTGTMSRLTNHSSITGVTDCVHQTGGLLIGSCYDLANGESSLNLFSLPQCRYLASLNWPDAPRILCFAAWTTGSGDHRWVTGGRDLLVWEQLPSSGKQRGDITAKRDTRLESCFLESEGDTEDDEDTDDYEDNDDNDEGKDSRSDGVEDGGSGSWFRCVLHVVFFVFFLNLPPLK is encoded by the exons ATCTCCAGGAAGGCGGAGCTGCGTTCCAGATTGGCTGAGCTTCAGCTGCAGCTTTCTGGCCCGCAGCAAACTCTGGGGATTGTGGGAGACGGAAAAAAGGAGAAGATGAAAAGACAAGT GGAGGATGCCCCTGAGGCCCTTCCATCACAAACGCCTCCAGCCTCCAAGATCCTTAAGGGAGAAGAGGAGTCCAAAACTCAAGCAACGCCAGCGCCAGCTGCCAggaggagggagacaggagGGGGAGCAGAGATAGGCAGACACCAGGAAAGGACGGAGCCGGCCAAGGTGTCAGATCACTGCCGAGACGTGTCAGCAGGCTCTGCTGACTTTGACAACAAGCAGCGACTGCGACAGGAAG AAGCTGAATTTACATCCCTCAAATCGTCGTGGGAGAAGGCAAAGTTTCGCTTGAGGCTGTTGGAGGGTCACAATGACATAGTCACCTGTGTGGTTGCCGTTGACAACCTGGTGGTTTCTGGAAG CCGAGATACGACAGTGAAGGTGTGGCACGTTCCCACGGCAACAGAGCACAAGAACCTGGGGGGTCACACTAGTGGggtcacctgtctgtctgcacctcCCCCTGAGTACTGCAAGAGGCTGG CCTGGTCCCTGTCTTTGTCCGACAAGGAGAGGTTTATTTTGAGTGGCTCGGCAGACTGCTATGTGAAGATCTGGGCCCTGAGCATTG GGCAGTGTGTTAAGTCTATCTACACGTTCAACGCTGTGACTGCGCTCTGCTTTGTGCCAGAGGAAGACGGCTACATCATCACTGGGtcag ATGCGGGGAAAGTTCAAGCCTGGAGCTGGCACACTTTCGAAAACTGCCAGTCAATCAACGCTCACCAGGAAGCAGTCACCTCCATCCAG TCTCAGGGTCCGCTGGTGTTTAGTGGCTCGGCTGAGGGAGGGGTCTCTGTGTGGGAGAACCAGTGTTCGGATCGAGACCCCCTCAGGCTGCTGCACCACTGGAGCGGCCAGGTGACGGGGTGTGGAGGGGGGCCGGGCGGGCGTCTCACCCTCAGCCCGCGGGGAGACCGAGTGTTCCTGGCTTACGGTCGAGCCTGGCTCAAGATCCTGTACTGGAGGACTG GAACGATGTCCaggctgaccaatcacagcagcATCACCGGGGTAACAGATTGTGTTCACCAGACAGGAGGCCTCCTAATTGGTTCCTGCTATGATCTAGCAAATGGAGAGAGCTCTCTAAATT TATTCTCTCTGCCTCAGTGTCGGTACCTGGCCTCTCTGAACTGGCCTGATGCTCCAAGAATCCTCTGCTTTGCGGCGTGGACCACAGGGAGCGGAGACCACCGGTGGGTCACTGGAGGTCGTGACCTCCTCGTATGGGAGCAGCTCCCCAGTTCTGGGAAGCAAAG GGGTGACATCACAGCGAAGAGAGACACTCGATTGGAGTCCTGCTTCTTGGAGTCAGAGGGGGACACCGAAGATGACGAGGACACTGAtg ATTACGAGGACAATGATGACAACGATGAAGGAAAAGACAGCCGTTCTGACGGTGTGGAGGACGGAGGGTCTGGCTCGTGGTTCCGCTGTGTTCTCCA tgtggttttttttgttttttttttaaacctcccGCCTCTTAAATGA
- the si:ch211-154o6.3 gene encoding pre-mRNA-splicing factor PRP46 isoform X1: protein MGEVRKLQKKLRQIENLEIKISLTPEERFKISRKAELRSRLAELQLQLSGPQQTLGIVGDGKKEKMKRQVEDAPEALPSQTPPASKILKGEEESKTQATPAPAARRRETGGGAEIGRHQERTEPAKVSDHCRDVSAGSADFDNKQRLRQEEAEFTSLKSSWEKAKFRLRLLEGHNDIVTCVVAVDNLVVSGSRDTTVKVWHVPTATEHKNLGGHTSGVTCLSAPPPEYCKRLAWSLSLSDKERFILSGSADCYVKIWALSIGQCVKSIYTFNAVTALCFVPEEDGYIITGSDAGKVQAWSWHTFENCQSINAHQEAVTSIQSQGPLVFSGSAEGGVSVWENQCSDRDPLRLLHHWSGQVTGCGGGPGGRLTLSPRGDRVFLAYGRAWLKILYWRTGTMSRLTNHSSITGVTDCVHQTGGLLIGSCYDLANGESSLNLFSLPQCRYLASLNWPDAPRILCFAAWTTGSGDHRWVTGGRDLLVWEQLPSSGKQRGDITAKRDTRLESCFLESEGDTEDDEDTDDYEDNDDNDEGKDSRSDGVEDGGSGSWFRCVLHLTLHHLQTPVHRPALPVQPIER, encoded by the exons ATCTCCAGGAAGGCGGAGCTGCGTTCCAGATTGGCTGAGCTTCAGCTGCAGCTTTCTGGCCCGCAGCAAACTCTGGGGATTGTGGGAGACGGAAAAAAGGAGAAGATGAAAAGACAAGT GGAGGATGCCCCTGAGGCCCTTCCATCACAAACGCCTCCAGCCTCCAAGATCCTTAAGGGAGAAGAGGAGTCCAAAACTCAAGCAACGCCAGCGCCAGCTGCCAggaggagggagacaggagGGGGAGCAGAGATAGGCAGACACCAGGAAAGGACGGAGCCGGCCAAGGTGTCAGATCACTGCCGAGACGTGTCAGCAGGCTCTGCTGACTTTGACAACAAGCAGCGACTGCGACAGGAAG AAGCTGAATTTACATCCCTCAAATCGTCGTGGGAGAAGGCAAAGTTTCGCTTGAGGCTGTTGGAGGGTCACAATGACATAGTCACCTGTGTGGTTGCCGTTGACAACCTGGTGGTTTCTGGAAG CCGAGATACGACAGTGAAGGTGTGGCACGTTCCCACGGCAACAGAGCACAAGAACCTGGGGGGTCACACTAGTGGggtcacctgtctgtctgcacctcCCCCTGAGTACTGCAAGAGGCTGG CCTGGTCCCTGTCTTTGTCCGACAAGGAGAGGTTTATTTTGAGTGGCTCGGCAGACTGCTATGTGAAGATCTGGGCCCTGAGCATTG GGCAGTGTGTTAAGTCTATCTACACGTTCAACGCTGTGACTGCGCTCTGCTTTGTGCCAGAGGAAGACGGCTACATCATCACTGGGtcag ATGCGGGGAAAGTTCAAGCCTGGAGCTGGCACACTTTCGAAAACTGCCAGTCAATCAACGCTCACCAGGAAGCAGTCACCTCCATCCAG TCTCAGGGTCCGCTGGTGTTTAGTGGCTCGGCTGAGGGAGGGGTCTCTGTGTGGGAGAACCAGTGTTCGGATCGAGACCCCCTCAGGCTGCTGCACCACTGGAGCGGCCAGGTGACGGGGTGTGGAGGGGGGCCGGGCGGGCGTCTCACCCTCAGCCCGCGGGGAGACCGAGTGTTCCTGGCTTACGGTCGAGCCTGGCTCAAGATCCTGTACTGGAGGACTG GAACGATGTCCaggctgaccaatcacagcagcATCACCGGGGTAACAGATTGTGTTCACCAGACAGGAGGCCTCCTAATTGGTTCCTGCTATGATCTAGCAAATGGAGAGAGCTCTCTAAATT TATTCTCTCTGCCTCAGTGTCGGTACCTGGCCTCTCTGAACTGGCCTGATGCTCCAAGAATCCTCTGCTTTGCGGCGTGGACCACAGGGAGCGGAGACCACCGGTGGGTCACTGGAGGTCGTGACCTCCTCGTATGGGAGCAGCTCCCCAGTTCTGGGAAGCAAAG GGGTGACATCACAGCGAAGAGAGACACTCGATTGGAGTCCTGCTTCTTGGAGTCAGAGGGGGACACCGAAGATGACGAGGACACTGAtg ATTACGAGGACAATGATGACAACGATGAAGGAAAAGACAGCCGTTCTGACGGTGTGGAGGACGGAGGGTCTGGCTCGTGGTTCCGCTGTGTTCTCCA tctgaCCCTGCATCATCTTCAAACACCAGTTCATCGCCCCGCTCTGCCGGTGCAGCCTat AGAGAGATGA
- the LOC122882109 gene encoding PILR alpha-associated neural protein — MDPQFYVTVTISSLLILTAVVITAKLCYDRSCSQHPPPLSRGVAPPLSLALPRSLASEDSRQTLHSTSSSFTDRERIPVVNL, encoded by the exons A tggaCCCTCAGTTCTACGTCACcgtgaccatctcctcactcctCATCCTGACGGCAGTCGTCATTACAGCCAAACTCTG TTACGATCGCAGCTGTTCCCAGCATCCGCCCCCGCTTTCCCGTGGCGTGGCTCCCCCCCTCTCCCTTGCGCTCCCTCGTTCCCTTGCTTCGGAGGACAGCCGGCAGACGTTGCacagcacctcctcctccttcaccgaCAGGGAGAG GATACCAGTTGTGAACCTCTGA